The stretch of DNA tcatttccTTCCCAGCCctctttaaatgaaatgaaacacataAGAACTGAAAATGACCTTCACAGTGGGTGTGTATAGCTGGAATGACAAGCCTGATCGAGAAACAGCTAAAGCTAAAGCTCCTACTTTGAGCTTTAGGAGATGAGGGCTTTAGTTATctatataaaagaaacacacagataaacaaatgtatttaaaacaatatgGCCCCTCTTGTTGTATTCTCCATTGCTCCCCTAtataaaagcagcagagaacCACACACTGATCCTCTATCAGGACAGCTGAGGATGGTGGTGAAGATGTCAATGAACTGTTTCTAATGCAGGTGACTGAAATAAAGACAATGCTGCTTCAAGGTTGTGAGAGTAGACCGATGGAGGCTGGGTGAGCCCTGATGtccaacagaaaataaactggaTCTCCAAAAACTGCACTTAGCCAGAACAACCTCTACATCCGCAGTGGGTGCATTCAATGATCCTtccctgcagagagaaaaaaaaacaaaaaacaagctggTTGGCTGCAACATTTTACAGAATTTACAGCTAGATTTTATGTGTTGGCTGAGTTAGCCATCTATAAAGTCACCGTGTGGTAAGGTAACTAGATAACGCATTTTTTGCTTCATGAAGTATCTTGTTtcttaaaatataacaaaaagtACCACTCACTGATGTGtcttttttgacagttttacgTAAGGTATTTAACATCTAGTGCGTCAAACACTACACCTTAAGATACAGGAAGGTCAGTGACCTTTCACAGTCCTTGTTGGGGGCTTTACCCAGAGCACTTGAACCAGTCCCCAAATCAGGTTGCACTTTTCACCTAGACCAATTCTGTCATAACAGATTTTCTTCAGATATACTGAGAAGCTATTTTGGCCTGCCACTCTTTAAAAGCAGGCAGAAAAGTAGATTTTCCAATTCACCATGGTAGTGTAAGAGTCTTCTGTGCATTGAAAGGAGGCAAAAGAGGATCTTCAGTGCAACCAGACAGAACCAGTTTGTAATCCACCTCTATTGTTTTGTCTTAAATAAAAACCAGTGGAAAATGTCCTTAGTATTTAACGAGATATATTGCCCTAACTTACTTTACATCTATCAGAGTGGCGGCACTGATGAACAGAATTTGTTCAGTCTTGTGTTGGGAGTAATGTAGATGATGAAATACTTTTAACTGGATATGTCGAGCTCTAGGAATTACATTTGAGTTGATaattccagcagcagcaggatgctAACTAGACCATTTAGCTgcgtggggaaaaaaaaccaaacaaacaaaaaaaaaaaaagaacttacaCAACTTGACCTTAAATAGTGAAATTGCAGCGTACACGTTTTCCATGTTATACCATTACCATTTCTTAATCCTTCAAATGTTCCGGGCTTAAAAGGTGTTGTTCATTCAAATTTTGACAATTCTGGCAATTTAGCTCACTTTTTTGTGTCTATGTTTAGTTTACTCCCCCACCAAAATCAGACAGGAGACAAGTCTTCTTAGTTTAAAACATGTAACAATGACAAAAAGGCCTGTAGGGTAGATAggttttttgtattgtttttcccCCTACAGTGGCTTCATTGGGGTGTCACACAAAGTTTGCCAATGATTATtatactactaatactaatcATTGGCAATAATTCCAGTGACTGGAAAGTCTGGCCTGATTCATCCAGTCAAAGACACTCCATGAGCCATCAAGGTCTTTGAAAGTGGGCAGTGTTATAGTATTCTATTTACTTTATCTCACTCTGGCAGTTTTCATAAGTTTATTTGTACCATCTGCACTCATGTCTGTGCAGACATCAGCAGGAATAACGTAAAGTAGACGGAACAACCTAATCctttaatacatatttaataCAAGCTCACACtaggatcatttttaaaatgatttaatgtaaGACTTACGACTTCCAGTTTGCTCTTGGGGACTCTGCAGATGCAGTTAGTTCCAAAGTTGGTGTCTCTTGTTTGGATGCAACGCAGGCAGCACAGGTTCTCGTAGCCCTGTTTCTTCCACTTGGCAATCAGGTTCTTGTCTGCATAGCCTTCCTTTATGCAATACTCATACAGCTCTGccaggtgacacacacacagaaagacaataCTAGTTTGACACCTCCTACACAGAGTAAAGTTAGAAATTGGTTCCATATGTCTGATCATGTGCACATAcgaaaacaattaaaaaaaagaaaaaaaaaaagaaaaaaaaagtcttaagtCTTGGAAATGTTAAAGCAGTTTTTACTTATGTTTGGGGAGATGTGGTATGTATttacagaaaatcaaaaaagttcCCAAAGTCCCCATAAACACCAAATACATATCATGCTGAATTAAAAggaaagattaaataaaatactgaaatagacagaagaggaagaaggaaaaaacaaagaagaataTGAAACATTAGACATCAAGTAGTTGAGCGGGGGAGAGCGGTAACCCTGCCTACCTCTGCTGATGGCTTTCCTTTTGTAGAAGAGGTCGAAGATGTATCGACTCCGCTGATGGTGCAGCCTGAAAATTGGCCAAAGGGACTCCACCTTTCGCTTTCCCTCGTGAGGCTCTGTTTCAGCtgcaacacagaggaaaaacgAGGAAAGTTAGCTTTGGATAAGAGGAATTCAAATTAATGGTGCAACTGCTTGGATAGTTAAAAGCCTCGATGGGCTAGGTGTGAAATGTGGAGAGGATGGTGATGTTCCATCTGATGCGATGCTGTATCAGCATATACTCCCATGTGAATACTACTGGCAGGGTAGTGCTCGCATTCAGCCAGAAAAGCATCAGTGAGGTCGACCACTGATGTTGGCCCATTAGGCCTGGATCTCAGTTGACCTTCAAGTACATCCTGAGGGTGTTGGGTTGGGTATGGGTatccacaccaaactgggaatACCATTTCTTTAGGGATCTTTCTTTGTGCTTGAGGGCGTTTTCTCCAGCGTTCCACTGCTGGAAAAGTTTCTGTATAAAGTACAACTGTATACATTGACATTAAGATTTCTTAGACTTACAACTAAGTGagcatgcaaaaacaaaaactattacaCATTTACATCTGACCTAACTAAAACAATTTCACCAGTCGACTTCGTCGAAGTTTCCTACAATCTACAATCAATCGGCGTTCAATGTAGTGTTTCCATTTCCAAAATGCCATGAAACATCGTTTCACCAGCCCCATCCAAGGTCTAAATAAAACTGGACAGAGATCTCTCAACAGTGAGCGGAAACCCCCAGTGACGGATGAAATTATTTCTCCACCTCTTAACTGCACCCTGCGGTTTCAGCCCGGCGGCCGAGCATTGCGAGGAGCCGTCGTCGGGATAATCACCTAATCTACCGACTTACCTTCTCTCATTTTCTGATCCAGCTCGTCCAAAGTGGGCTCAATGAGCTCCCAGCCGTCTGGGGGTGGCTTCCGACTCCTCTTTACTTTGGGCATTTCGCTGTGTTTTgtagaaaatacaacaaaggcGCCCAGTGTTTTCGTTTTGATTTTGAGAACCCGTCTCAGTCGCTACAATTTGACGTCACCCTGGAGAGGGGATGGGTGGGGGGTCCATTGCGCCTTCTCGGCTCTCGAGCTACGTCACCATGCCAAACAAACATATTCCATTTATCGGGGTTCAATAACTTATTAAATCTCCCCTTAGACTAACACACTATACACACTATATGCGTGTATGTAAACTTTTTTTAGGTCAGAATAAAGATGTGAAGTGACATAAACCGATATATGTCTTTCTGTTGTTCTCGGTATATTGCATCACTTTAGCGCACTAGCAAATTgccttaagaaaaacaaactaatgtAGGTTTCCTGTATTTCATAACTCACGTGATTTAGTCAGGAAACTCGAGATTTTATGGAATTATGTACATTACTTAGTTTATAGCTTCAAAAGTGTTTACTAAATGCTTgaacaaaatccttttttaacGAGTTGTTGATAGGCAAATCCATGAACCACCTAGAGTCCTCTGCCGTTCATCGAGTTTAGCCAGCTGTCAGTTTGTGCTGTCGCCTCaacatttatgttttctgtcagtAGTCGCATGTTAAGGAGATTATAATAAAGGTTTCGTTTTTCAAAATGCCCAAAGGAGGTAAGGCTGATTTAAAAACCTGCTACGGTGTaataacatctgtttttttacGTGTTAGCCTGCTGTTAGCCAACCTACGATTAAGGCGACTTGCTTCTGTAGAACAAGGATAGTGTCCTAACTTACAATTCTGTCATTAAACAAGCACTGACAGCATGTTTCTAACCCGCTCTTCTTCGTTTGACACCTGTCTGTTCATGTCATATTTCATCGTGGTCATCGTTGCAGGTAAGAAAGGTGGCCACAAGGGTCGCGTACGGACGTATACCAGCCCCGAGGAGATAGACGCTCAGATGAAGgcggagaaggagaggaaaaaggttGGTGCAGTGCGCATTCAGAGGCTTTTCAATCATGTGCCATACGGGGCGAAATGTGCGCAGGTTTTCATTTAAGTAtggtcaaagttaaaaaatgctGGAGCCTACACTTCCCAGAATGCAACTCAGTAAAGTCTTTTCATTGGAACGTGTAAACAGATCTTGAAGTGCTGGAGTTCCTCAGTAAATGCCAAAGCACTGCAGCCGCTGATTGAGCTCATTTGCTGTCAGGGTATCGCCAGGTCCTGAATAGTCTtgaaaagcactgaattcagtaatatttagtcataaatatCATTTACAAAGgccttgaatattttttcttgcctgctGTGGGCAGTAACATTAGTTATAACTTTTGGCTGTCGGGAGACAGTTGCTAGGAAGTTCATTGACTCATAATAGACAACtgtatattttagaaaaaacttataaaaaaacaaattaattatttgtattttaatgggTTCATTCATCAAGCATATTTCTTTGACTTATCTGGGTCCAGtcatggacggattatgaga from Xiphias gladius isolate SHS-SW01 ecotype Sanya breed wild chromosome 3, ASM1685928v1, whole genome shotgun sequence encodes:
- the bud31 gene encoding protein BUD31 homolog produces the protein MPKVKRSRKPPPDGWELIEPTLDELDQKMREAETEPHEGKRKVESLWPIFRLHHQRSRYIFDLFYKRKAISRELYEYCIKEGYADKNLIAKWKKQGYENLCCLRCIQTRDTNFGTNCICRVPKSKLEVGRIIECTHCGCRGCSG